A stretch of the Fusobacterium varium genome encodes the following:
- a CDS encoding sodium:proton antiporter has protein sequence MNEKNGEKKYGAIAFLPLLVFLALYIGSGLIFTFMGVDGAFKKFPRHVALLIGIAVALIMNKSMKLEKKIDIFSENAGNAGVILIGLIYLLAGGFQGAAKSMGGVESVVNLGLTFIPSSALVPGVFLISCFISTAIGTSMGTVAAMAPIAIGVAQAAGLNLPLTCAAVIGGAYFGDNLSMISDTTISAAKGVGSEMKDKFKMNFFIALPAAIIAVIGYWAFGGAGLITGAHPYHLLRVIPYVVVLIAALMGFNVAGVLFIGIAMTGVIGLGEGSVSFLDWVGAIGGGMEDMFSITIVAILISGLIGLIKYYGGVDWLVNSIVSRIKERKGAEYGIGLLSGLLSAALVNNTIAIIISAPIAKEIGKNYGIAPKRLASLIDIFACAFIALTPYDGGMLIVTGLSDVSPMAVLKYMFYMFALIITTCITIQFGLLRTKEEKEFIEKNPNGIRE, from the coding sequence ATGAATGAAAAAAATGGTGAAAAAAAATATGGCGCGATAGCATTTTTACCTTTATTGGTATTTTTGGCTTTGTATATAGGAAGTGGGCTTATATTTACATTTATGGGAGTAGATGGGGCATTTAAAAAATTTCCTAGACACGTTGCACTTCTTATAGGTATAGCTGTAGCATTGATTATGAATAAATCAATGAAACTTGAAAAAAAGATAGATATATTTTCTGAAAATGCAGGAAATGCAGGTGTTATTCTTATAGGATTGATTTATCTTTTGGCTGGTGGATTTCAGGGAGCAGCAAAGTCAATGGGTGGAGTTGAATCAGTAGTTAATCTTGGACTTACATTTATTCCAAGTTCAGCTCTTGTTCCAGGGGTATTTCTTATATCATGTTTTATTTCAACTGCAATAGGTACATCTATGGGAACAGTTGCAGCTATGGCTCCAATAGCAATAGGTGTAGCTCAGGCAGCAGGATTAAATCTGCCTCTGACATGTGCTGCTGTTATTGGAGGAGCATATTTTGGAGATAATCTTTCAATGATATCAGATACTACTATCTCAGCAGCAAAAGGAGTAGGGTCAGAAATGAAAGATAAGTTTAAAATGAATTTCTTTATAGCTCTACCTGCTGCTATAATTGCAGTAATTGGATATTGGGCATTTGGAGGAGCAGGATTGATAACAGGAGCACATCCATATCATTTGCTTCGTGTAATTCCATATGTTGTAGTATTGATAGCAGCCTTGATGGGATTTAATGTAGCAGGAGTTTTATTTATAGGTATAGCAATGACAGGAGTAATTGGTCTTGGAGAAGGAAGTGTAAGCTTTTTGGATTGGGTAGGAGCAATAGGTGGCGGAATGGAGGATATGTTCAGTATCACTATTGTAGCTATATTAATTTCTGGACTGATAGGCTTAATTAAATATTATGGTGGAGTAGATTGGCTGGTAAATAGTATTGTTTCTAGAATTAAGGAACGTAAAGGAGCAGAATATGGAATTGGACTTCTTTCAGGACTTTTATCAGCAGCTCTTGTAAATAATACAATAGCTATCATTATATCAGCTCCAATAGCTAAGGAAATAGGAAAAAATTATGGAATTGCTCCAAAACGTCTTGCCAGTCTTATAGATATATTTGCATGTGCATTTATTGCTTTGACACCTTATGATGGAGGTATGTTGATAGTTACAGGACTTTCAGATGTGTCACCAATGGCTGTATTGAAATATATGTTTTATATGTTTGCTTTGATAATAACAACTTGTATAACAATTCAATTTGGATTGCTGCGTACAAAAGAAGAAAAAGAATTTATTGAAAAAAATCCTAATGGAATAAGAGAATAA
- a CDS encoding putative cystathionine beta-lyase: protein MKYSFDEKIDRTGNHAAKWEEMGKKFISNDLWPMWIADMDLKTAPEIIDAMREKVEQGIFGYVYRPDSYYKAAADWLERRFGYKIDSSTLINSPGVVPTLSLLVRGMTKPGEKILIQSPVYYPFAATIKDNGREVVENKLIKDNEGYYTIDFKDFEQKVSDENVNLFILCSPHNPVGRVWKKEELQKMSDLCLKYKVRVIADEIWRDIIMPGHKHIPTASLGKEIENNTITCFSPTKTFNIAGLQASFVTFPRREEWEKFDNELGILDIKRNSPFSLVAFETGYTKCDEWVDQLIEHLDGNMDYVIKFAKEKIPEVKVKKPEGTYLMWLDFSVLGLSKEELSRFMQEKCKIALDDGYWFGENGIGFERINVACPRYMVEEGMNRIENGIKKWREER, encoded by the coding sequence ATGAAATATTCTTTTGATGAAAAAATTGACAGAACAGGAAATCATGCAGCTAAGTGGGAAGAAATGGGAAAGAAGTTTATATCAAATGATTTATGGCCAATGTGGATAGCAGATATGGATTTAAAAACAGCTCCTGAGATAATAGATGCCATGAGAGAAAAGGTGGAACAGGGAATATTTGGTTATGTATATAGACCAGATTCCTATTATAAGGCAGCAGCAGACTGGCTGGAAAGAAGATTTGGATATAAGATTGATTCATCTACTCTTATAAATAGTCCAGGGGTTGTACCTACACTTTCATTATTAGTAAGAGGAATGACAAAACCAGGAGAAAAAATACTTATTCAAAGTCCAGTATATTATCCTTTTGCAGCTACTATAAAGGATAATGGAAGAGAAGTAGTAGAAAATAAATTAATAAAAGATAATGAAGGATACTACACAATAGATTTTAAAGATTTTGAACAAAAAGTTTCTGATGAGAATGTTAATTTATTTATTTTATGTAGTCCTCATAATCCAGTAGGAAGAGTATGGAAAAAAGAGGAACTTCAAAAGATGTCTGATTTGTGTTTGAAGTATAAGGTAAGAGTTATTGCTGATGAAATATGGAGAGATATAATAATGCCAGGACATAAACATATCCCAACAGCTTCTCTTGGAAAAGAAATAGAAAACAATACTATTACTTGTTTTTCACCAACTAAGACATTTAATATAGCTGGACTTCAAGCTTCATTTGTGACATTTCCAAGAAGAGAGGAATGGGAAAAATTTGATAATGAACTTGGAATACTGGATATAAAAAGAAATAGTCCTTTCAGTCTGGTAGCATTTGAAACTGGATATACAAAATGTGATGAGTGGGTAGATCAACTGATTGAACATTTAGATGGAAATATGGATTATGTAATTAAATTTGCAAAAGAAAAAATACCAGAAGTAAAAGTTAAGAAACCAGAAGGAACTTACCTTATGTGGCTTGATTTTTCTGTCTTAGGATTATCTAAAGAAGAATTGTCAAGATTTATGCAGGAGAAATGTAAAATAGCATTAGATGATGGATATTGGTTTGGTGAAAATGGAATAGGGTTTGAAAGAATAAATGTAGCTTGTCCGAGATACATGGTAGAAGAAGGAATGAACAGAATAGAAAATGGAATAAAAAAATGGAGAGAAGAAAGATAA